Genomic DNA from Halobaculum sp. MBLA0147:
GTTCGCACGCTTCGCCGACATCGTCGAGGAGGTGGACGCGGACTTGGACCGCCTCGGGACGGCACGCGACGAGCTGAAACTGTTGCCCGACGTGGACCCCGAGGAGCCGGTGATCGCCGTCGCGGGGTACCCGAACGTCGGGAAGTCGGCGTTCGTCAACGCCGTCACCCGCGCGAGCAACGAGACAGCCTCGTACCCGTTCACCACGACCGGGATCCAGGTGGGGCACTTCGACCGCGACCACGTCCGCTACCAGTTGATCGACACGCCCGGGCTGCTCGACCGCCCCGCCGACGAACGCAACGAGGTGGAACAACAGGCCGTCTCCGCGCTGGCCCACGCCGCCGACGCCGTCCTCTTCCTCGTGGACGCCTCCGGCAACTGTGGCTACCCGCTGGACGTGCAACTGGACTTACGTGACGCCGTCGCGGCGACGTTCGACGTGCCCGTCTTGACGATCTGTAACAAGAGCGACCTCTCGACGGACGTGGAGGCGGAGGCGTACATGAGCGTCACCGCCGACGAGAACGTCGACGACGTGCTCGAACGCGCCGCCGTCGCGGTGGGGTACGAACCGGACCTGCCGTCTCGGGAGGGTGATCGGGCGTGAGACACCCTCGCCGAGGCGAGTGCTTAAGTCGCCGACACCCCCAGCGTGTACACGTGAGACCGACACGGACAGCCACCGACGGGGGAACCGGACGACGGGAGGGGTCACCGTGAGTGTCGGTCGTGCGGTGGCGTCCGACCGCCAACTCGCGCGGCTCCTCCAGATCGGCGTCGTGTTGGAGGAGATGGTGGAGGCCAGCGCCCACCACCACACCCGCCAGCGGGAGGCGCGTCTCGACGCCGAGGTCGTCGACTTACTGGAGGAGGCCGCGGCGGAGTCGGCGACACACCGCGAGCGACTGGAGGGGTTGATCGCGGAGTTGGACGCCGAGTCCGTCGCCTACGAGGAGATCGAGACGCTGGTCGAGGCACAGTACGCCGCCGAAGACGAGTTCGACGACGTGTTGTACGACCAGCTGTGCAACGAGGAGACGGCGTACAAGTTCTACGACGACCTGCTCGCGGCACTCGCCGACTCCGAGTCGGAGCTGTCGGTCGACCGCGACCGCGTGGTCGAGACGCTCGAGGAGATCCGCGCCGAGGAGGCAGAGGGTGTCGAGGAGGTCGCAGACATGATGGAGCGACGAGCATGAACACCGCCGACCAGTACCTCAAAGCCATCTACCTGATCCAGGAAGTAGAGGACGGCCCCGCCTCCACCGGCGACGTGGCCGACGCACTCGACGTGAGCCCCGCCAGCGCCAACGAGATGATCGGCAAGTTGGAGGCCCAGGGGCTCGCGGACCACGAGAAGTACAAGGGTGTCGACCTCACCGACGACGGGATCGTTCGTGCCCGCGACGCCCTCGCGAACTACTGTATCATCGAGCGCTTCCTCGCGAACGTCCTCGACGTCGAGGAGTTCCGCGTCGAGGCCCGCTCGCTGGAGGCGGTGATCGACGACACCGTCGCCGAACGACTCGACCGCCTCGTCGACCGCTCCGAGGAGTGTCCCGACTGCTTCGACGCCGACACCGACGCCTGCGCCCTGCTGGAGTTGGACGAGGTCGGTGCCGACTGAGGGCAGGGTCGGGGCGGTAGTGAACAATAGACTCTTGTGCGACGGCCAGATAGGTTGCCCTGCACAGCTCTGTGGTGTAGCGGCCAATCATACGGGCCTTTGGAGCCCGTGACGGCGGTTCGAATCCGCCCAGAGCTACTAATTCTATCCCAGACCGGATAGAAACGCCTTTTACTACCGGTGTACGATGCATTCGTATGAGTAGTCGAACCAGTGAGGAGTCGGCATCCGAGAGGGAGTCGGAGTTCAGCGATCCAGGAGAGACTGGACTCCGTCGTGGGAGTGGGAAGGGACTGTTCAGCAGTATCGCGGCGCGTCTCTGGGACTGAGTTCCTTCGGTTCTACCGCTGTGCTACGGTGTGAGTGGAGGCTCCGTTGCACGACCACTACAACGGACACACGGGGTCGAGCCCGTACCGTTCGGCGCGTTCGCGCAGCGCCGGGATTCGTTCCGCGAAGTCCTCGGGGCGGTGAGCGTCCGAGCCGAGCGTGAACTCGACGCCCCGATCCAACAGCATCTCGAAGACGCGGCCCTCCGGGTGGAAGGAGGCGGGCTTGTCGTCGTCCTCGAAGCGACCGGCGTTCAACTCCGGCACCGTGCGGGAGCGTTCGAAGGCGTCGGCGACCATCTCGGCGTGTTCGCAGGTCGTGAACCCCGAGAGGTGTGGGTGTGACTCGACGATGTCGACGTGGGCCGCGATGTCGAACAGTTCGGAGTCGATCAACGAGACGACCGTCTCGTAGTAGTCGTCGACGAACGCGCGCCGCTCGGCCTCGCTCGCGTCGGCGAACGACCCCCACGGGAAGACGTAGCGGTCGCCGACGTAGTGGACCGACCCGAGCGTGTAGTCGAAGCCGGCGTCGGCGAGGAAGTCGGCGATCGCCTCCTCGGCGCCGGGCTCGTAGTCCACCTCGACGGCGTCGAACACCGTCAGCTCGGTCTCCTCGCGGACCGCCGCCAGCGCCTCGCGCCGGCGCTCGTGAGTCAGGTCGAAGGTGCGTGCGTACCGCGCCCGCTCGCGGCGGCGGTCGGGGTCCGGCGAGAGGTTACAGTGGTCGGCGAACCCGAGCGCCGACACGCCGGCGTCGGCCGCCGCCTCCAGCATGGCCCCGAACCGCCCACCGTCGGAGTAGAGCGAGTGGACGTGGTAGTCGTACACACCAGCGACTCGCGGCCCCACGAGTAAACAGTGTTCGTTCCCGGCACGACTGGCCAGGGAGAACACCCCCGGAGCCGCACGCGCGTAGAGAGCGCGCCGACGGTCGGCAGAGTGGTCGCCGTCGTCGGTTACCGAAGCGGTCGGCGCCGACAGTCGGCGACGTGGTCGCCGTCGTCAGTTGGCGAAGTGGTCGTCGTACTCGCCGTCGTCGATCCGCTGCTTGAACTCGCGGGCGTCGTTACCCTCGACGGTGACACCGAGCGAGGCGCAGGTACCGACGATCTCCTTGGCGGCGTTCTTCAGGTCGTACGCCAGCAGGTCCGTCTGTTTCTGCTCGGCGACCGTCTTCACCTGCTCGACCGTCATGTCGGCGACGAAGTCCTCCTGGGGCTCGCCCGAGCCGGTCTCGAAGCCGGCCTCGTCTTTGATCAGTTCCGCCGTCGGCGGCACACCGACCTCGATCTCGAAGGAGCCGTCCTCCTCGTAGTCGACGGTGACCGGCACTTCCATCCCGTCGAAGGCGGCGGTCTCGTCGTTGATCTCCTGCACGACAGCCTGCACGTCGACCGGCGTCGGACCGAGCTCCGGCCCGAGCGGCGGACCGGGGTCCACCTGGCCGCCGGGGACGAGTACTTCGATAGATCCAGCCATACCCGAGGATTCCACCGGCGCGGAGTTTAAGCGTTGTCTTCTCGCCCCAGCCGAGTGTGAGAGTGTAGCGTGGCGCGGTCGTGACCGTGCGGTGGCTGGCTCGCCGGGTCGTCTCTGGGCGGCGGCGAGCCCGCGACGTTTATCCCGTCGTCGGGCCGACTCCGGGTGTGACGGAACTCGTGACGTTCGGCGAGACGATGTTGCGACTCTCGCCGCCGGAGGGGGACCGGCTCGCGACCACGCGCACGCTCGAGGCCCGCGCCGGCGGGGCGGAGAGCAACGTCGCCGTCGCCGGGGCACGACTCGGCGCCGACACGGCGTGGCTCTCGAAGCTCCCGGACTCTCCACTGGGGGAGCGGATCGTCCACGAACTGCGCGGGCACGGCGTCGACACCCGCGTCGCCTGGGGCGACCCCGAGACGACGCGACTGGGGACGTACTACCTCGAACCCGGCGGCGAGCCGCGCGGGACGGACGTGATCTACGACCGCGCAGACGCGGCGATCACCACCGTCGCGACCGAAGAGTTGGCGACCGAGACGGTCGCGGACGCGACGTACTGTTACACGAGCGGGATCACACCCGCGCTGTCGGAGGAAGCCGCCGAGACGACGCGGGAGCTGCTCGCACACGCGCAGGCGAACGACACCACGACGGTGTTCGACCCGAACTACCGGGCGAAGCTGTGGGACACCGAGACCGCGCGGGCGGCCTACGAGGAGTTGTTCCCGGACGTGGACGTGTTGGTCGTCGCGCAGCGCGACGCCGCCGCGGTGTTGGGACGCGACGGGGCCGGGTCGACGGCGGGGACGCCGGCCGAGCGGGTCGCGCGGGGGCTGATCGCGGACTTCGACTTCGAGACGGTGGTCGTGACGCGCGGCGACGAGGGGGCGCTGGCGGTCCACGAGGGGGACGTGTACGACCAACCCGTCTACGAGGCGGAGACGTTGGACCCAATCGGCACCGGCGACGCCTTCGTCGGCGGGTTCCTCGCACGGCGACTCGACGGCGGGGGCGTCGACGAGGCGCTGTCGTGGGGGGCCGCGACGGCGGCACTGAAACGCACCGTCGCGGGTGACCTCGCGGTCGTCTCCCCCGACGAAGTCGCCGCCGTCGTCGACGAGGCGAGCGGTGGGATCGACCGCTGACTCGGCCCCACCGAGACACGGGCGGCCGGTCACGGTCGGGTGGCACCCGTCTGCCGAGCCGCCCGCGTCGAGGGTGACCGACCGCCGAGTCGCTCCAGTCGCGCGACGGACAACCCCACGTTTTTGACGGCGCCACTCCAAGTGTGGGTATGAGCAGTCGGCGGCGGAAGCCGGACTGGCTGAAGATGCGACCCCCGTCGGGGCAGCGGTTCGCGGAGATCAAGTCGACGCTCCGCGAGCACGACCTCCACACGGTGTGTGAGGAGGCGAACTGCCCGAACCTCGGGGAGTGTTGGAGCGGGAGCGACGGCCCCGGCAGCGGTCCCGGGACGGCGACGTTCATGTTGATGGGCGACCGCTGTTCCCGCGGCTGTAACTTCTGTGACGTGGAGACCGGCGGGATGGACCCGCTGGACGAGGACGAACCCGCGAACGTCGCGGACGCGGTCGCGGAGATCGGCCTCGACTACGTCGTGTTGACCTCCGTCGACCGCGACGACCTGCCGGACGGCGGGTCGCGACACTTCGCGGAGACGATCCGCGAGATCAAGCGTCGCGACCCGGAGATCATGGTCGAGGTGTTGATCCCGGACTTCGGCGGCGACGAGACCGCCGTCCGACGGATAATCGACGCCGAGCCGGACGTGATCGCACACAACGTCGAGACCGTCGAGCGGCTCCAGTGGCCGGTGCGGGACCGCCGCGCGGGGTACGAGCAGACGCTGGACGTGCTCGAACAGGTCGACCGGGAGTCCGACATCCACACGAAGACGAGCATCATGCTCGGGCTCGGCGAGTACGACCACGAGGTGTACCGGACGCTGCGGGACCTCCGGAACGTCGGCGTCGACATCGTCACGCTGGGCCAGTACCTCCAGCCGTCGCGCTCGCACCTCGACGTGTTCGAGTACGTCCACCCGGACGCCTTCGAGACGTGGCGCCGCGTCGCCGAGGAGGAACTCGACTTCCTCTACTGTGCCTCCGGCCCGATGGTCCG
This window encodes:
- a CDS encoding NOG1 family protein; this encodes MIFEDLPTTPTAEELVDKAFSRAARTGRAKSGREGQESMLRTAGNILSDNLENVVTAWPDFAYEVSPFYYELADALVDVDAVRQSLNEVHWAADQIASIRDEYTSKLRKTDEETARKHRKQAFARFADIVEEVDADLDRLGTARDELKLLPDVDPEEPVIAVAGYPNVGKSAFVNAVTRASNETASYPFTTTGIQVGHFDRDHVRYQLIDTPGLLDRPADERNEVEQQAVSALAHAADAVLFLVDASGNCGYPLDVQLDLRDAVAATFDVPVLTICNKSDLSTDVEAEAYMSVTADENVDDVLERAAVAVGYEPDLPSREGDRA
- a CDS encoding ferritin-like domain-containing protein yields the protein MSVGRAVASDRQLARLLQIGVVLEEMVEASAHHHTRQREARLDAEVVDLLEEAAAESATHRERLEGLIAELDAESVAYEEIETLVEAQYAAEDEFDDVLYDQLCNEETAYKFYDDLLAALADSESELSVDRDRVVETLEEIRAEEAEGVEEVADMMERRA
- a CDS encoding metal-dependent transcriptional regulator, with product MNTADQYLKAIYLIQEVEDGPASTGDVADALDVSPASANEMIGKLEAQGLADHEKYKGVDLTDDGIVRARDALANYCIIERFLANVLDVEEFRVEARSLEAVIDDTVAERLDRLVDRSEECPDCFDADTDACALLELDEVGAD
- a CDS encoding PHP domain-containing protein, yielding MYDYHVHSLYSDGGRFGAMLEAAADAGVSALGFADHCNLSPDPDRRRERARYARTFDLTHERRREALAAVREETELTVFDAVEVDYEPGAEEAIADFLADAGFDYTLGSVHYVGDRYVFPWGSFADASEAERRAFVDDYYETVVSLIDSELFDIAAHVDIVESHPHLSGFTTCEHAEMVADAFERSRTVPELNAGRFEDDDKPASFHPEGRVFEMLLDRGVEFTLGSDAHRPEDFAERIPALRERAERYGLDPVCPL
- a CDS encoding 50S ribosomal protein L11, with the protein product MAGSIEVLVPGGQVDPGPPLGPELGPTPVDVQAVVQEINDETAAFDGMEVPVTVDYEEDGSFEIEVGVPPTAELIKDEAGFETGSGEPQEDFVADMTVEQVKTVAEQKQTDLLAYDLKNAAKEIVGTCASLGVTVEGNDAREFKQRIDDGEYDDHFAN
- the kdgK1 gene encoding bifunctional 2-dehydro-3-deoxygluconokinase/2-dehydro-3-deoxygalactonokinase, whose protein sequence is MTELVTFGETMLRLSPPEGDRLATTRTLEARAGGAESNVAVAGARLGADTAWLSKLPDSPLGERIVHELRGHGVDTRVAWGDPETTRLGTYYLEPGGEPRGTDVIYDRADAAITTVATEELATETVADATYCYTSGITPALSEEAAETTRELLAHAQANDTTTVFDPNYRAKLWDTETARAAYEELFPDVDVLVVAQRDAAAVLGRDGAGSTAGTPAERVARGLIADFDFETVVVTRGDEGALAVHEGDVYDQPVYEAETLDPIGTGDAFVGGFLARRLDGGGVDEALSWGAATAALKRTVAGDLAVVSPDEVAAVVDEASGGIDR
- the lipA gene encoding lipoyl synthase — its product is MSSRRRKPDWLKMRPPSGQRFAEIKSTLREHDLHTVCEEANCPNLGECWSGSDGPGSGPGTATFMLMGDRCSRGCNFCDVETGGMDPLDEDEPANVADAVAEIGLDYVVLTSVDRDDLPDGGSRHFAETIREIKRRDPEIMVEVLIPDFGGDETAVRRIIDAEPDVIAHNVETVERLQWPVRDRRAGYEQTLDVLEQVDRESDIHTKTSIMLGLGEYDHEVYRTLRDLRNVGVDIVTLGQYLQPSRSHLDVFEYVHPDAFETWRRVAEEELDFLYCASGPMVRSSYKAGELFVEALSREGTSVEAARAEARAASD